One window of Myxococcus virescens genomic DNA carries:
- a CDS encoding lysophospholipid acyltransferase family protein, with protein MSQIAPASPPPDSPAVTQKLPSEHLRRIVGTPPGRVVGFLTRFVWAFLTWLSPESRDALARFVGNLAYRLGIRRRVALENLALAMPEKSDAERREIARGAYINMSRVVLESLPSGDRLPRDWAEQGVEGDAAWQALKARVATGKGALLVTAHFGNWELLGDMLIRHGIPLDALVRPLKGALNTRIAENRVRVGAGLIYPRGAIQEIIDAVNRGESPFMLLDQALPAKGAAFVPFFGKLASTTPAMAVAAARTDAPVFVVMGVRNGRGGARFRMEVEGPILPPAPGECADPITEHTARVTAALERCIRKYPDQWMWLHRRWKVQPPPEAALPAGTTPPPSASGAPPAG; from the coding sequence GTGTCCCAGATTGCGCCTGCATCCCCGCCCCCTGACTCACCCGCCGTGACGCAGAAGCTCCCGTCAGAGCACCTGCGCCGCATCGTCGGCACGCCACCCGGACGGGTGGTGGGATTCCTCACGCGCTTTGTCTGGGCGTTCTTGACGTGGCTGTCTCCGGAGTCGCGTGACGCGCTCGCTCGCTTCGTGGGCAACCTCGCATACAGGCTGGGTATCCGTCGTCGCGTGGCGTTGGAAAACCTGGCCCTGGCGATGCCGGAGAAGAGTGACGCGGAGCGCCGGGAGATTGCGCGCGGCGCCTACATCAACATGTCGCGCGTGGTGCTGGAGTCGCTGCCCTCCGGCGACCGGCTGCCGCGGGACTGGGCCGAGCAGGGCGTGGAAGGCGATGCGGCCTGGCAGGCGCTGAAGGCGCGCGTGGCCACGGGCAAGGGCGCGCTGCTGGTGACGGCGCACTTCGGCAACTGGGAGTTGCTGGGGGACATGCTCATCCGCCATGGCATCCCGCTGGACGCGCTGGTGCGCCCGCTGAAGGGCGCGCTCAACACGCGCATCGCGGAGAACCGCGTGCGCGTGGGCGCCGGCCTCATCTATCCGCGAGGCGCCATCCAGGAAATCATCGACGCGGTGAATCGCGGCGAGTCCCCCTTCATGCTGCTGGACCAGGCGCTGCCGGCGAAGGGGGCGGCCTTCGTGCCCTTCTTCGGCAAGCTGGCCTCCACCACGCCGGCCATGGCGGTGGCGGCGGCGCGCACGGACGCCCCGGTGTTCGTGGTGATGGGCGTACGCAACGGCCGAGGCGGCGCCCGCTTCCGCATGGAAGTGGAAGGCCCCATCCTCCCGCCCGCGCCGGGTGAGTGCGCCGACCCGATTACGGAGCACACCGCGCGCGTGACGGCCGCGCTGGAGCGCTGCATCCGCAAGTACCCGGACCAGTGGATGTGGCTGCACCGCCGCTGGAAGGTGCAGCCGCCACCGGAGG
- a CDS encoding M1 family metallopeptidase, producing MPNLLRPAALAAVALLSACGARQNPPATAEPLPAQASRQAVSATPPSPKLRLPTEVRPTGYKVELTLDPKVSSFQGVMDISLDVTTPTSVVWLHAKSLNVTGAVFIQNGSAFFGTPVKGEEDFLGFSVAKPLATGPARLRINYEGVASEKETDGAFRVKEGGDWYIYTQFEPVDARRVFPSFDEPGFKVPWQLTFHVPAGVVAVTNTPQESEEVRPDGGRTYRFARTQPLPSYLIAFGVGPFDFLPAADAGQKKVKTRIITPRGRTAEGAYAAQVTPEILAALEDYFGIPYPYEKLDVLAVPLLGGAMEHPGLVTFNSRLILAKPEEDSLGRQRAFSDTQVHELAHQWFGNLVTMQWWDDLWLNEAFASWMTPRIVETWRPAWDAPVERVHDRARALDVDSLLSARRIRQPIESANDIHNAFDGITYGKGSAVLSMTEEWLGREVFQRGIQRYFRKHAGGNATAKDFLDAVSAEAGKDVTGMLGTFLDQSGAPLVTASLACGADGAKVVLTQQRYLRLGAASPGPQTWKVPVCVEYAAGGKEARTCTLLEGERAEVALREAKTCPDWVFPNAEGAGYFRVQLDGDAAAKLAKSGMKRLSRAEQVTFLTDVRALALAGTIPAAEALALTSRLANEPDRVVTLASLDLLELVSSRLLPDEKLKDRARFLRETYGPRARQLGFAPRQGESEDTRLLRPRLVRLAGRDGRDPKLLAEARVLANKWLKDKRAVAPEMVDVVLALAATENDAAFREQLVVAVRSEKERRTRQHLIGALSSFTDPELVKQNLALVFEKGLDPRETMWMAFAASQGLRTQDVAFDFVKENYDRLVGDSPEALLPLDAAGRMAYIGSNFCDAGKRQQVEDFFSERSAKAPGGPRVLAQVLELVDQCIALKKTQAASVESFLAKGTPPRPPRAPTSR from the coding sequence ATGCCCAACCTGCTCCGTCCAGCGGCACTGGCCGCTGTCGCCCTCCTCAGTGCGTGCGGTGCCCGGCAGAACCCTCCCGCCACCGCTGAACCCCTCCCGGCCCAGGCGTCACGACAGGCCGTCTCCGCCACACCGCCGTCACCGAAGCTGCGCCTGCCCACGGAGGTGCGCCCCACCGGCTACAAGGTGGAGCTCACGCTGGACCCGAAGGTGTCCTCGTTCCAGGGCGTGATGGACATCTCGCTCGACGTGACGACGCCCACGTCCGTGGTGTGGCTGCACGCCAAGAGCCTCAACGTGACGGGGGCCGTGTTCATCCAGAACGGCTCGGCTTTCTTCGGGACGCCCGTGAAGGGCGAGGAGGACTTCCTCGGCTTCTCCGTGGCGAAGCCGCTGGCCACCGGCCCGGCGAGGCTGCGCATCAACTATGAAGGCGTCGCGTCGGAGAAGGAGACGGACGGCGCCTTCCGCGTCAAGGAAGGCGGGGACTGGTACATCTACACCCAGTTCGAGCCGGTGGACGCGCGCCGCGTGTTCCCCTCCTTCGACGAGCCCGGCTTCAAGGTGCCGTGGCAGCTCACCTTCCACGTGCCCGCGGGCGTCGTGGCCGTCACCAACACGCCGCAGGAGTCGGAGGAGGTGCGCCCGGACGGTGGCCGCACCTACCGCTTCGCGCGCACGCAGCCGCTGCCCAGCTACCTCATCGCCTTCGGCGTGGGGCCCTTCGACTTCCTCCCCGCCGCGGACGCGGGTCAGAAGAAGGTGAAGACGCGCATCATCACCCCGCGCGGCCGCACGGCGGAGGGCGCCTACGCCGCGCAGGTGACGCCGGAAATCCTCGCCGCGCTGGAGGACTACTTCGGCATCCCGTACCCGTACGAGAAGCTGGACGTGCTGGCGGTGCCGCTGCTGGGCGGCGCCATGGAGCACCCGGGCCTGGTGACGTTCAACTCGCGCCTCATCCTCGCGAAGCCGGAGGAAGACTCGCTGGGCCGCCAGCGTGCCTTCTCCGACACGCAGGTGCACGAGCTGGCGCACCAGTGGTTCGGCAACCTGGTCACCATGCAGTGGTGGGATGACCTGTGGCTCAACGAGGCCTTCGCCTCGTGGATGACCCCGCGCATCGTCGAAACGTGGCGCCCCGCCTGGGACGCGCCCGTGGAGCGCGTGCACGACCGCGCCCGGGCCCTGGACGTGGACAGCCTCCTGTCGGCGCGCCGCATCCGCCAGCCCATCGAGAGCGCCAACGACATCCACAACGCCTTTGACGGCATCACCTACGGCAAGGGCTCCGCGGTGCTCAGCATGACGGAGGAGTGGCTGGGCCGGGAGGTCTTCCAGCGCGGCATCCAGCGCTACTTCCGCAAGCACGCGGGTGGAAACGCCACCGCGAAGGACTTCCTGGACGCCGTGTCCGCCGAGGCGGGCAAGGACGTGACGGGCATGCTGGGGACCTTCCTGGACCAGAGCGGGGCGCCGCTCGTCACCGCGTCGCTGGCGTGCGGCGCGGACGGCGCGAAGGTGGTGCTCACGCAGCAGCGCTACCTGCGGCTGGGGGCCGCGTCGCCGGGCCCGCAGACGTGGAAGGTGCCGGTGTGCGTGGAGTACGCGGCGGGCGGCAAGGAGGCCCGGACCTGCACGCTGCTGGAGGGCGAGCGCGCCGAGGTGGCCCTGCGCGAGGCGAAGACGTGCCCGGACTGGGTGTTTCCCAACGCGGAGGGCGCGGGCTACTTCCGGGTCCAACTGGATGGGGACGCGGCGGCGAAGCTGGCGAAGTCCGGGATGAAGCGGCTGTCGCGCGCCGAGCAGGTGACGTTCCTGACGGACGTGCGCGCGCTGGCCCTGGCCGGGACGATTCCCGCCGCCGAGGCCCTGGCCCTGACGAGCCGCCTGGCGAATGAGCCGGACCGCGTCGTCACCCTGGCCTCGCTGGACCTGCTGGAGCTGGTCAGCTCGCGGCTGCTTCCGGACGAGAAGCTGAAGGACCGGGCCCGCTTCCTGCGGGAGACCTATGGCCCCCGGGCGCGGCAGCTCGGCTTCGCCCCGCGCCAGGGCGAGAGCGAGGACACGCGCCTGCTCCGGCCCCGGCTGGTGCGGCTGGCGGGACGGGACGGCAGGGACCCGAAGCTGCTCGCGGAGGCGCGTGTCCTCGCGAACAAGTGGTTGAAGGACAAGCGCGCGGTGGCGCCGGAGATGGTGGACGTGGTGCTCGCCCTCGCCGCCACCGAGAACGACGCGGCCTTCCGGGAGCAGCTCGTCGTGGCGGTGCGCTCGGAGAAGGAGCGGCGCACGCGCCAGCACCTCATCGGCGCGCTGAGCAGCTTCACGGACCCAGAGCTGGTGAAGCAGAACCTGGCCCTGGTGTTCGAGAAGGGCTTGGACCCGCGTGAGACGATGTGGATGGCGTTCGCGGCCTCGCAGGGCCTGCGCACCCAGGATGTGGCCTTCGACTTCGTGAAGGAGAACTACGACCGCCTGGTGGGGGACTCCCCCGAGGCGCTGCTGCCGCTCGATGCCGCCGGCCGCATGGCCTACATCGGCAGCAACTTCTGCGATGCGGGCAAGCGTCAGCAGGTGGAGGACTTCTTCTCCGAGCGCAGCGCGAAGGCGCCGGGTGGCCCCCGGGTGCTGGCGCAGGTGTTGGAGCTCGTGGACCAGTGCATCGCGCTGAAGAAGACGCAGGCGGCCAGCGTCGAGTCCTTCCTCGCGAAGGGCACCCCGCCGCGTCCGCCGCGGGCACCCACGTCGCGGTAG